Proteins found in one Coffea eugenioides isolate CCC68of chromosome 5, Ceug_1.0, whole genome shotgun sequence genomic segment:
- the LOC113770272 gene encoding vinorine synthase-like — MIHQLLPFHPNSEELLSKTHLVMIQTNIFDCGGIAIGLYASHKIVDGLSRLTFLNSWAARARNESSKQVNPSFISSSVFPPDPSLSTYSHSNFHNHTKEKHNFVTSRFVFDHSALALLKIKAACSSTPIPSSIEVVMGLLSKSFINTTKVKYGGNKTPVLAPVVDLRSRSSPPLPPHSFGNIFCKTTLFVDDFNPELPLLVHQISDAIASIDGDFVEGIKGDDRLLKLIGPKKHLREKYSYNAESFPLSSVCRSGLYEADFGWGKPIWACLGSGDTDPYGVGNLVILMDTRSGEGIEAWVTIKEELMAIFEKNQELLAFASLNPSPLEI, encoded by the coding sequence ATGATACATCAGTTGCTTCCATTTCATCCTAACTCTGAGGAACTACTTTCCAAGACTCATCTTGTCATGATTCAAACCAACATTTTTGATTGCGGTGGCATTGCCATTGGCCTCTACGCCTCTCACAAGATTGTTGATGGTCTCTCGCGATTGACATTCCTAAACTCTTGGGCAGCTAGAGCACGTAACGAGTCATCAAAACAAGTAAATCCCAGTTTTATTTCGTCTTCTGTATTTCCTCCTGATCCAAGTTTATCTACCTATTCACATTCCAACTTCCACAATCATACCAAAGAAAAGCATAACTTTGTCACCAGCAGGTTCGTGTTTGATCATTCCGCCTTGGCTTTACTTAAAATCAAAGCTGCGTGCTCATCTACTCCGATACCAAGTTCCATCGAAGTTGTTATGGGACTTCTATCGAAATCTTTCATAAATACCACAAAAGTTAAATATGGGGGTAACAAAACACCAGTTTTGGCACCAGTGGTGGATCTCAGATCAAGAAGTTCACCTCCTTTGCCTCCTCATTcgtttggaaatattttttgtAAGACTACACTGTTTGTGGATGATTTTAATCCTGAGCTACCATTATTGGTGCATCAAATAAGTGATGCCATTGCCAGTATTGATGGTGATTTTGTTGAAGGTATAAAAGGTGATGATCGGTTGCTGAAGTTAATCGGGCCTAAGAAACATTTGAGGGAGAAGTACTCTTACAATGCTGAATCTTTTCCACTCTCCAGTGTTTGCAGGAGTGGTCTTTATGAGGCTGACTTTGGGTGGGGAAAACCTATATGGGCATGCCTCGGCAGTGGGGACACTGACCCATATGGAGTGGGAAATCTAGTCATTTTGATGGATACAAGATCAGGAGAAGGGATAGAAGCATGGGTGACTATAAAAGAAGAACTCATGGCTATATTCGAGAAAAATCAGGAGCTCCTCGCTTTTGCTTCTTTGAATCCTAGCCCTCTTGAAATTTAG